The following are encoded together in the Zygosaccharomyces rouxii strain CBS732 chromosome C complete sequence genome:
- the RTC1 gene encoding Rtc1p (similar to uniprot|Q92271 Saccharomyces cerevisiae YOL138C Hypothetical ORF): MNNRPIPRNQASSSLGRNDLKPGLFGRSSFRVQHYSGTNGISPIGSSPRTKISPRYSFASSFATSESSLRESSYFDERPPVQDTGVPKSSGLYYSRASPKELSSIDRINDSSFNGIVCAGKTHLGLYKFSPQDKSIDCMHDFVSAGNDGNRGSNVQMGLGKRSKRTKLSTIADVKAGFHNHKNYVAICSNSTVLSIYDINKTGSIDNPLVTNCSQHVRSVNSFDFNMVQTNLIISGGQDSCIKIWDLRSSRSRTLSRADVNINTASDSIRDVKWMPHPTACRSASQNDLRSGVGGAAGYKFASIHDSGLLLKFDLRQPNQVEKRINAHSGPGLCLNWHPYQDYISTGGRDGKCCLWYVGDGKPGTDFLQAGNTSVNTPHSMTSNLPTNLSVVPDMTINCGFPVTKLKVRPCYEKNVLNSLVSMSSMAEDFGVSIYSLARKYIPKYNLSTSSASLGFVWWDDNLIFNIDKDNRINGWYLDREPTVLDNMPKIVTRWRDIEGNGLLFIDQDRGGYQVNDEVPANIEESKKPPNQRVSINSLSGTAGGGNSGGGSNSGMIGSIKKGISQTGLTSFAGERPALSKTGLNFSNKSLATQSMNNSHSNSFSSYAGAGPGPLNEVADYSGIESPFLMTIDLPYILNNMRVSQLPPERKSLYSPEVQAIRESPVKVFKFLAKELEFSYMQEGRSGEMKNATQLSNVNEDTTKKDLMVKFGISEKSTWTALVNKKNEAVEAISKKSVSTKEGSESLIESDGESSAKSHESDDNSSDADKKENAKDGTMHVQEKIDILLELIPICGHNASVYSYIDDLPNFKIWILIRDSLLWDLERLSVEYPDEKLPETQSTDQIGQPITMGNDDSLASDTRSYMTSDLNYFVEEHPRALRSDSDEPKDHKKPLSGLKSQLTKIQETEASIDDSLNPPKMLKKPDNPIKQEQIGSRLNDDSDSAVLEDDDNEEKSDFDTQIKGIPITNKRQPRQSFIDTYMGGLKSPIGSSNANNEFFMGRVGHSLGHSSPGSKGSPMASLNNGEFTYPGFKRMSSRNDRRSSGSLFLSPLKRRESSTAEFFNKSPMRPLSPVAPVSSFKSNPTEFLPPWNTRRLLKQIFKQAVEMGNILLVVNILFLFQNLYQLTSTEVLKNTLAQFIKILHKHELFELSAAILKCSPWEVVINADGGQSLVPIFCDKCGKLITNEPSKEKFTLEAQEKGNSMPLQRFGYWYCDSCKKPNTLCVFCERPIKTLAIGLLECGHEGHFQCLQSWFLDEGMAECPGGCMNQIRL, translated from the coding sequence ATGAATAATCGACCAATTCCTAGGAATCAGGCCTCTTCGTCACTTGGTAGgaatgatttgaaaccagGACTGTTTGGTAGGTCTTCCTTTAGAGTTCAACACTATTCTGGTACCAATGGAATATCGCCCATTGGCAGTTCGCCAAGGACCAAAATATCACCTAGATATTCATTTGCGAGCTCTTTTGCTACTAGTGAATCCAGTTTGAGAGAATCCTCATACTTTGATGAGAGACCTCCAGTGCAAGATACCGGTGTGCCCAAATCATCAGGATTGTACTATAGTAGAGCGAGTCCCAAAGAACTTTCAAGTATTGATAGGATTAACGATTCAAGTTTCAATGGTATTGTGTGTGCTGGTAAGACTCATTTAGGCCTTTACAAGTTTTCACCACAGGATAAGTCCATTGACTGTATGCATGACTTCGTGTCTGCTGGGAACGATGGTAATAGAGGTAGCAATGTTCAGATGGGACTAGGTAAAAGATCCAAGAGGACGAAACTGAGTACCATTGCCGATGTAAAAGCTGGATTCCATAATCATAAGAACTATGTGGCAATCTGCAGTAATTCTACAGTCCTTTCCATTTATGATATTAATAAGACTGGCAGCATTGATAACCCATTGGTAACGAATTGTTCACAGCACGTAAGATCTGTCAACAGTTTTGATTTCAACATGGTACAGACCAATTTAATTATTAGCGGTGGACAAGATAGTTGTATTAAAATATGGGATCTTCGATCAAGTAGAAGTAGAACTTTGAGTCGAGCAGATGTCAATATTAACACCGCATCCGATTCTATTAGAGATGTAAAATGGATGCCACATCCAACAGCATGTAGATCTGCGAGTCAAAATGACTTGAGGAGTGGTGTCGGTGGTGCCGCTGGCTACAAATTTGCTTCCATTCACGATTCAGGATTGTTATTGAAGTTTGATTTGAGACAACCTAATCAGGtagaaaaaagaattaatgCGCATAGTGGACCCGGCCTATGTCTCAATTGGCATCCTTATCAAGACTATATATCCACTGGTGGTAGAGATGGTAAATGTTGCCTTTGGTATGTTGGGGACGGTAAACCTGGTACTGATTTTCTACAGGCTGGAAACACGTCTGTAAATACACCCCATTCTATGACAtccaatttaccaacaaATCTATCGGTAGTCCCTGATATGACTATAAATTGTGGTTTCCCTGTAACTAAGTTAAAGGTTCGACCATGTTATGAGAAGAACGTTCTAAATTCGCTAGTATCCATGTCATCTATGGCCGAGGATTTTGGTGTCAGCATTTATTCATTGGCAAGGAAATACATTCCCAAGTATAATTTATCTacttcttcagcttccCTTGGGTTTGTCTGGTGGGATGACAATTTGATATTTAACATTGACAAGGATAATAGAATCAATGGTTGGTACCTTGATAGAGAACCAACAGTATTGGATAATATGCCAAAAATTGTTACTAGATGGAGAGATATAGAAGGTAATGGATTGTTattcattgatcaagaCAGAGGTGGTTATCAAGTGAACGATGAAGTCCCCGCTAATATCGAGGAGTCGAAAAAACCACCAAACCAACGTGTTAGCATAAATTCATTGAGTGGAACTGCGGGAGGAGGAAatagtggtggtggaagTAACTCAGGTATGATAGGCTCCATCAAAAAGGGAATTAGCCAAACTGGGCTAACATCTTTCGCTGGTGAAAGGCCAGCGTTGAGTAAGACCGGTCTCAATTTCAGCAATAAAAGTTTGGCTACTCAATCGATGAATAACTCACATAGTAActctttctcttcataTGCAGGAGCTGGGCCTGGGCCCCTCAATGAGGTGGCAGATTATAGCGGTATCGAGTCACCTTTCCTAATGACGATTGATTTGCCCTACATACTTAACAACATGAGGGTTTCGCAATTACCGCCAGAACGAAAATCATTATATTCACCCGAAGTGCAAGCAATTAGAGAATCACCAGTCAAAGTGTTTAAATTTCTTGCTAAAGAATTAGAGTTTTCATACATGCAAGAGGGAAGATCTGGTGagatgaaaaatgcaaCCCAGTTATCCAATGTTAATGAAGATACAACCAAGAAAGACCTTATGGTGAAGTTTGGTATatctgaaaaatccacctGGACTGCATTGGTaaataagaaaaatgaGGCAGTGGAAGCCATCAGTAAGAAAAGTGTTTCCACTAAAGAAGGGTCAGAATCTCTTATTGAGAGTGATGGAGAGAGTTCTGCCAAAAGCCACGAGTCTGATGACAATAGCTCTGATGCggataagaaggaaaatgCCAAAGACGGCACTATGCATGTgcaagaaaaaattgacattCTATTGGAATTAATCCCCATATGTGGACACAATGCTTCTGTGTACTCATATATTGATGATTTGcccaattttaaaatttggatattGATTCGAGACTCACTGTTATGGGATTTAGAAAGACTTAGTGTTGAGTATcctgatgaaaaattacctGAAACCCAGAGTACCGATCAAATCGGGCAGCCGATAACTATGGGTAATGATGACTCTCTTGCATCGGATACTAGAAGTTATATGACAAGTGATCTCAATTATTTTGTAGAAGAGCATCCAAGAGCGTTGCGttcagattctgatgaaCCTAAGGACCATAAAAAACCACTATCTGGTCTTAAAAGTCAATTGACTAAAATTCAAGAGACTGAGGCGTCTATTGACGATAGTTTGAATCCGCcaaaaatgttgaaaaaacCTGATAATCCCATAAAGCAAGAGCAAATAGGCTCTCGACTCAATGATGATTCTGATAGTGCTGTGTTAGAGGATGATGACAATGAAGAGAAGTCGGATTTCGATACTCAAATTAAGGGTATTCCTATTACGAATAAAAGACAACCGCGTCAATCCTTCATCGATACCTACATGGGTGGATTGAAATCACCCATTGGTAGTAGTAACGCGaataatgaatttttcatggGGAGAGTGGGTCATTCCCTGGGCCATAGTAGTCCAGGGAGTAAAGGCTCACCAATGGCTAGTTTGAATAATGGAGAATTCACTTATCCGGGCTTCAAAAGGATGTCATCTAGAAATGATCGTCGATCATCTGGTTCATTGTttttatcaccattaaagagaagagaatcGTCCACGGCAGAgttcttcaacaaatcaCCGATGAGACCATTATCGCCAGTAGCACCTGTGTCGTCATTCAAAAGTAACCCCACAGAATTTCTCCCGCCGTGGAATACTCGTCGATTACTGAAGCAAATTTTCAAGCAAGCTGTCGAAATGGGGAACATCTTATTAGTGGTcaacattttatttttatttcaaaatctttaccAACTAACATCTACGGAAGTGCTCAAGAATACATTGGCACAgttcatcaaaattttgcacAAGCAcgaattatttgaattatCAGCCGCCATTTTAAAGTGCTCACCATGGGAGGTCGTCATCAATGCAGATGGTGGACAATCATTAGTTCCAATATTCTGTGATAAATGTGGTAAATTAATTACTAATGAACcatcaaaggaaaaatttacaTTGGAGGCACAGGAGAAAGGTAATTCCATGCCACTACAAAGGTTCGGATATTGGTATTGTGATTCTTGCAAAAAACCTAACACCTTATGCGTGTTTTGTGAAAGACCCATTAAAACTCTAGCAATCGGTCTATTAGAATGTGGACATGAAGGACATTTCCAATGCCTTCAGAGCTGGTTTCTCGACGAAGGTATGGCTGAATGTCCAGGTGGATGCATGAATCAAATTCGTCTTTAA
- the CDC33 gene encoding translation initiation factor eIF4E (highly similar to uniprot|P07260 Saccharomyces cerevisiae YOL139C CDC33 Cytoplasmic mRNA cap binding protein the eIF4E-cap complex is responsible for mediating cap-dependent mRNA translation via interactions with the translation initiation factor eIF4G (Tif4631p or Tif4632p)) — protein MSVEEVSQKVQEVQINDGATKTTVLSDQSNFEVKHPLNTKWTLWYTKPAIDKSESWSDLLRPVTSFQTVEEFWAIVQNIPEPHGLPLKSDYHVFRNDIRPEWEDEANAKGGKWSYQVRIKSADINELWLRTLLAVIGETIDEDDSQINGVVLNVRKGGYKFALWTKSEDKEPLCNIGARFKQVLKIGDDEKIEFFPHSDANGKHHQPTITL, from the coding sequence ATGTCagttgaagaagttagTCAAAAGGTTCAAGAAGTTCAAATCAACGATGGTGCTACAAAGACAACAGTATTGAGCGACCAGAGCAACTTTGAAGTTAAACACCCATTGAACACTAAATGGACACTTTGGTATACGAAGCCAGCAATCGATAAGAGTGAATCATGGTCAGACCTATTGCGTCCTGTAACTTCATTCCAAACTGTGGAAGAGTTCTGGGCCATTGTGCAAAATATACCAGAACCTCATGGACTACCACTGAAATCTGATTATCACGTCTTTAGAAATGACATTAGACCTGAATGGGAAGATGAAGCCAATGCTAAGGGTGGTAAGTGGTCATACCAAGTGAGAATTAAGAGCGCAGATATTAATGAATTGTGGTTAAGAACCTTATTAGCCGTTATTGGTGAAacaattgatgaagatgattctCAAATCAACGGTGTTGTGTTGAACGTGAGAAAGGGTGGTTACAAGTTTGCTTTGTGGACGAAATCAGAAGACAAGGAACCACTGTGTAACATTGGTGCAAGGTTTAAGCAAGTGCTAAAGATTGGTGACGatgagaaaattgaattcttcccTCACAGTGATGCTAATGGAAAACACCACCAACCAACAATCACTTTGTAA
- the HXT14 gene encoding Hxt14p (similar to uniprot|P42833 Saccharomyces cerevisiae YNL318C), whose protein sequence is MANEINEIMARQIANMQDRIHKSEDANEIFPIGKSEFFESESNLLQDTPPQVPTRHVDSAVNDKIDDEKKMDGQGKKDDKPSPFLLKSVALCVVISFGGFIVGWDIGIIGGITNMESFQENFGPLVNLNTGRHYFPEILVGLVISIFSIGGVIGGLTIAKAGDWKGRKLGMYLSMFVYCLGLAIQLVHDYSWSQFFIGRILTGLAVGSTAVLVPMFLSESAPIAIRGAMTTLYQLMVTFGILMGNVLNYILRKGLADPLDNISWQLPIYMGYVWAATIVTGLFFTPESANFLLTKKGCVESAKFSFATMNGIAEDDDLTNKFVEQTLQQQYETERQSNGLGLFEFVTGKPKYCKRLLVGILVMTFQQLSGINYFFYYGTTLFEKANLNDPYLTSIFLSSVNFVSTFGGIYLVEALGRRSCLLLGSMGMFICMLVYATVGTFALDASGSGIVMIAFTCIYIVFFATTLGPVSFVVVSELFPMKTKAVSMAICSSFNWMFGFMISLLTPVITAKIGFAYGYFFTACLLLSAIFVWIMVPETKGKSESDIDSLYENKR, encoded by the coding sequence ATGGCTAACGAAATTAACGAAATCATGGCTAGACAAATTGCCAATATGCAAGATAGAATCCATAAGAGTGAAGATgcaaatgaaattttcccCATAGGTAAGTcagaatttttcgaatCCGAAAGTAATCTTTTGCAAGATACGCCTCCACAGGTACCCACCAGACACGTCGATTCTGCGGTAAATGACAAAATagatgatgagaaaaaaatggacGGACAAGGTAAGAAAGACGATAAACCGTCACCGTTTCTTTTAAAATCCGTTGCACTCTGTGTGGTCATTTCATTTGGTGGGTTTATTGTTGGTTGGGATATCGGTATCATAGGCGGTATCACCAACATGGAGAGTTTCCAAGAAAACTTTGGGCCTCTAGTAAATTTGAATACTGGTCGTCATTATTTCCCAGAAATTCTAGTCGGTCTTGTCATTTCCATCTTTAGTATTGGTGGTGTCATTGGTGGATTGACCATTGCGAAAGCTGGTGATTGGAAAGGTCGTAAATTGGGCATGTACCTCTCCATGTTTGTCTATTGCCTAGGTTTAGCCATTCAATTGGTACACGATTATTCATGGAGTCAGTTTTTTATCGGTAGAATTTTAACAGGTTTGGCTGTTGGATCCACTGCAGTGTTAGTCCCCATGTTTCTTTCTGAAAGTGCACCAATTGCAATCAGAGGTGCTATGACAACTTTGTACCAGTTGATGGTAACTTTTGGTATATTGATGGGCAATGTCTTGAATTATATTCTACGAAAAGGACTGGCAGATCCTTTAGATAACATCTCTTGGCAATTACCTATCTATATGGGATACGTCTGGGCTGCTACCATTGTAACTGGATTATTTTTTACACCTGAATCTGCTAATTTCCTGTTGACCAAAAAGGGATGTGTAGAAAGCGCTAAATTCTCATTTGCCACTATGAATGGCATtgcagaagatgatgatctAACTAACAAATTTGTCGAACAAACACTTCAACAACAGTATGAAACTGAACGTCAATCCAATGGATTGGGTCTTTTTGAATTTGTCACCGGTAAACCGAAATATTGTAAACGATTGCTTGTAGGCATCCTTGTGATGACATTCCAACAGTTATCAGGTATCAattatttcttctattaTGGAACAAcactttttgaaaaggcaAATTTGAATGATCCATATTTAACATCCATATTCTTGTCATCAGTCAATTTCGTATCAACATTTGGTGGTATCTATTTGGTCGAAGCTTTAGGACGTAGATCGTGTCTTTTATTGGGATCTATGGGGATGTTCATTTGTATGCTAGTGTATGCTACTGTAGGAACATTTGCCCTTGATGCTAGCGGTTCAGGAATCGTTATGATTGCATTTACGTGCATTTACATCGTATTCTTCGCCACAACTTTGGGGCCTGTAAGCTTTGTAGTGGTAAGTGAATTGTTCCCCATGAAGACGAAGGCCGTATCTATGGCAATCTGTTCATCTTTTAACTGGATGTTTGGTTTTATGATCTCATTGTTGACTCCAGTAATAACTGcaaaaattggatttgCTTATGGGTACTTCTTCACCGCGTGCTTACTCTTATCAGCTATCTTTGTATGGATAATGGTTCCTGAGACTAAGGGTAAATCAGAGAGTGATATCGATTCTTTATATGAGAACAAACGCTAG
- a CDS encoding uncharacterized protein (highly similar to uniprot|P42840 Saccharomyces cerevisiae YNL320W Hypothetical ORF), whose product MLWGICKMLIEGCAFASLSLATLYVFQNKLVYPSWAQGARNEVDTPESYGLPYERIEITTSDGVKIEAYDLQNNSAESTSTVLILCPNAGNIGYFIPIADMFYRQMGTSVFIYSYRGYGHSEGSPNEKGLKLDADSVMEFLSSSKFHKSKRLVLYGRSLGGANAIYIASKYSQLCDAVILENTFLSLREVIPYIFPYLKYFSGLCHEVWNSKLDILHCDNSLPFLFLSGQKDEIVPPHHMKKLAELCPSNNKQVFEFPFGYHNDTIVQDGYWDIVHDFLEQNGLI is encoded by the coding sequence ATGCTCTGGGGGATCTGTAAGATGCTAATTGAGGGTTGTGCATTTGCTTCGTTGTCGCTGGCGACACTATACGTCTTCCAAAATAAACTGGTTTATCCGTCATGGGCTCAGGGCGCCAGAAATGAAGTTGATACGCCTGAGAGTTATGGATTACCCTATGAAAGGATAGAAATTACTACTAGCGATGGAGTGAAGATTGAAGCATACGATTTACAGAATAACTCTGCAGAGTCGACTTCGACCGTCCTCATTTTATGTCCAAATGCTGGTAATATTGGATATTTTATACCTATTGCCGATATGTTCTACAGACAAATGGGGACAAGCGTTTTCATATATTCATACAGAGGTTATGGACATTCTGAGGGCTCGCCAAATGAAAAGGGACTCAAATTAGATGCAGACTCTGTAATGGAATTTCTATCGTCGAGTAAATTTCATAAATCTAAGCGATTAGTACTTTACGGTAGATCTCTGGGCGGTGCCAATGCGATTTACATTGCGTCAAAGTATTCACAATTATGCGATGCAGTAATATTAGAAAATACTTTTCTAAGTCTTAGAGAAGTGATACCCTATATTTTTCCctatttgaaatattttaGTGGATTGTGCCATGAGGTGTGGAATTCCAAACTGGATATTCTTCACTGTGACAATTCGCTACCATTTCTATTTCTAAGTGGTCAAAAGGATGAGATTGTTCCTCCACACCACATGAAAAAACTAGCAGAGCTGTGCCCtagtaataataaacaAGTTTTCGAATTCCCATTTGGCTACCATAACGATACGATTGTGCAAGACGGTTACTGGGATATTGTACACGATTTCCTGGAACAAAATGGTCTTATATAG
- the VNX1 gene encoding calcium/hydrogen antiporter (similar to uniprot|P42839 Saccharomyces cerevisiae YNL321W Protein of unknown function potential Cdc28p substrate) — protein sequence MSGSKDNNNRLHALHSNGTAASGQDHVYHVFSVDDDPNEIEHDIRYLEGLHDGLKYTLNNKISRGGTPQNALPPNADFNDSHSGGNTSNSSYKRKTNNQQQGQLRERPSKVKILAPVKPDSTDSSRNAQHGDGQGGGGGEDGGDNGSRGTHQQHEHQHPADKLLLHDYDDETGSQHNLMIGNPDATDEENGPSSDQVSVADSLESYTLRERQHAINETHPFGIRIWKPALYKKKRSVQKVADEDIHETHLKTITWWVRISNILWSISCGLFLFLMTVAVSLVVLVLGLFTCSAREYSIVLWRLAFYLIWPFGKVVYLNFDEQYMQEDKDEGISAQQFYKWVTTYSNRLFFHRSQTQDNTPLLGDNQTSNDVNSDNRWLNENQHPKPSYGSTESHQQQQQPQQQQEQDSDDTGRPPSSRTAIQRRYFGRGKWTWGRFIFYTCFYLILQPIVCIFALITWLTVFTIPMSNILWNLMYHFRRHPLALGFKSIKNKAKPGETIASGDKDSRSILLCTFRCAGWHYYKFTVDGTNVIVMNLVTLVFFTIFDFYALKKLLGSYTWISNDNAIFTLCLASIIPLAFYIGQAVASISAQTSMGLGAVINAFFSTVVEIFLYCVAIRQGKGLVVEGSMIGSILGAVLLLPGLSMCGGALKRKTQRYNPKSASVSSTMLIFSMIVMFVPTLLYEIYGGYVVKCDDGKRYDLSVSSVGKALSSHRCTFSHPPLKFNKMYTHVIEPMSVSCAVVLSLAYLIGLWFTLRTHAVMIWQFPISEQNKEGSRILEPAQSNTGGGDTNEANADESGGHESPNWSRGKSTFILLFATVLYAIIAEILVSCVDGVLESSSLDPKFLGLTILALVPNSTEFLNAISFATHGNVALSMEIGSAYALQVCLLQIPALVVYSIWYTWNWKHSTISIRDQMFALVFPKWDLIATVASVFMFTYLYAEGKSNYFKGSVLILLYVIVIFGFYFQGLVDNWDSIEVNH from the coding sequence ATGAGCGGTTCTAAGgataacaacaacaggtTACATGCGTTACATTCGAATGGTACTGCAGCAAGTGGACAGGATCACGTGTACCATGTATTCAGTGTTGATGATGACCCCAATGAGATTGAACACGATATAAGGTATCTGGAAGGTCTTCACGATGGGTTAAAGTATACGCTTAATAATAAAATCTCGAGAGGTGGGACTCCGCAGAATGCTCTACCACCTAATGCAGATTTTAATGACAGTCATAGTGGGGGCAACACAAGTAACAGTAGTTATAAACGCAAAACAAATAATCAGCAACAGGGTCAATTACGTGAACGCCCATCCAAAGTGAAAATTTTGGCTCCCGTAAAACCAGATTCTACGGATAGCTCTAGAAATGCGCAACACGGTGACGGTcaaggtggtggtggtggtgaagatggcGGAGATAACGGATCTAGAGGTACACACCAACAACATGAACATCAACATCCTGCAGATAAACTTTTGCTCCATGATTATGACGATGAGACGGGTTCTCAGCACAATTTAATGATTGGGAATCCTGATGCAAcggatgaagaaaatggacCATCAAGTGATCAAGTATCGGTAGCAGATTCATTGGAATCTTATACTTTAAGAGAGAGGCAACATGCCATTAACGAAACCCACCCTTTTGGTATTAGGATTTGGAAACCTGCTCTTtataaaaagaaaagatctgTACAAAAGGTAGCTGATGAGGATATTCATGAAACTCACTTGAAGACAATTACCTGGTGGGTTCGAATCTCAAATATTCTCTGGTCCATCTCATGTGGTCTTTTCCTATTTCTTATGACTGTTGCAGTTTCACTTGTGGTTCTTGTACTTGGTCTTTTCACTTGTTCTGCAAGAGAATATTCAATTGTCTTGTGGAGGCTGGCCTTTTATCTGATTTGGCCATTTGGTAAAGTTGTCTACTTGAATTTCGATGAACAATATATGCAAGAAGATAAGGATGAAGGTATAAGTGCacaacaattttacaagtGGGTTACTACATATAGCAACCGGCTTTTTTTCCACAGATCTCAAACTCAAGACAACACGCCTTTATTAGGTGACAACCAGACGAGTAATGATGTCAACTCTGATAATCGCTGGCTCAATGAGAATCAACATCCAAAACCTTCCTATGGATCTACTGAATCGcatcaacagcaacagcaaccGCAACAGCAACAGGAACAAGACTCCGATGATACTGGCCGTCCACCTTCATCAAGAACCGCTATACAAAGAAGATATTTTGGTAGAGGTAAGTGGACTTGGGGGAGATTCATATTTTACACCTGCTTCTACTTAATTTTACAACCTATTGTATGCATCTTTGCACTAATCACTTGGTTAACAGTTTTCACAATACCCATGAGTAATATCCTTTGGAATTTGATGTACCATTTCAGAAGACACCCCTTAGCATTAGGATTTAAAAGTATTAAAAATAAAGCAAAACCTGGTGAAACTATCGCTAGTGGTGATAAAGATAGCAGAAGCATCCTACTCTGTACATTTCGTTGTGCTGGTTGGCACTATTACAAATTTACAGTTGATGGTACGAACGTTATCGTGATGAATTTGGTGACCTTAGtctttttcaccatcttcgATTTCtatgcattgaaaaaacttTTAGGGTCATACACATGGATATCTAACGATAATGCAATTTTCACTCTTTGCCTAGCATCAATTATACCACTTGCATTTTACATTGGTCAAGCAGTGGCATCTATTTCAGCTCAAACTTCAATGGGTCTCGGTGCTGTAATTAATGCCTTCTTTTCTACAGTGgttgaaatctttctttaCTGCGTGGCGATAAGACAGGGCAAGGGACTTGTCGTGGAGGGTTCCATGATTGGGTCAATTCTTGGCGCCgttcttcttttaccaGGATTATCCATGTGTGGCGGTGCATTAAAGAGAAAGACTCAACGTTATAATCCCAAGAGCGCAAGTGTATCATCTACTATGTTAATCTTTTCCATGATTGTCATGTTCGTCCCCACGTTGCTATATGAAATCTATGGTGGGTACGTGGTAAAATGTGATGATGGTAAACGTTATGACTTGAGTGTATCGAGTGTTGGTAAAGCGCTAAGTTCTCACAGGTGTACTTTTTCACATCCGCCattaaaatttaacaaaATGTATACGCATGTGATTGAACCTATGTCAGTTTCATGTGCGGTAGTGCTTTCATTAGCCTACTTGATCGGACTTTGGTTTACTCTAAGAACTCATGCGGTAATGATTTGGCAATTCCCCATTAGTGAACAAAATAAAGAAGGCAGCCGGATATTAGAACCGGCTCAATCTAATACCGGTGGTGGCGATACCAATGAAGCTAATGCCGACGAAAGTGGCGGTCATGAATCTCCCAATTGGTCAAGAGGTAAATCGACATTCATCCTGTTATTTGCTACTGTACTTTATGCTATAATTGCAGAAATTTTAGTTTCATGTGTTGATGGTGTATTGGAATCGTCTTCATTAGATCCTAAATTTTTGGGATTGACCATATTAGCTTTAGTGCCCAATTCGACAGAGTTTTTGAATGCCATTTCGTTTGCTACCCATGGTAATGTAGCACTTTCCATGGAAATTGGCAGTGCATATGCATTGCAAGTATGTCTTTTACAAATTCCCGCCCTTGTGGtttattcaatttggtATACATGGAACTGGAAACATTCTACCATTAGCATCAGAGACCAGATGTTTGCACTTGTTTTCCCCAAGTGGGATCTAATTGCTACCGTTGCTAGCGTCTTTATGTTTACCTACCTGTATGCAGAGGGTAAATCCAATTATTTTAAAGGGTCCGTATTGATTCTATTATATGTGATTGTCATTTTCGGATTCTACTTCCAAGGGCTGGTTGATAATTGGGATTCCATTGAAGTAAATCATTAA